The genomic interval CTGTATGTTTTCATTTTTTATCTCCCTCGAAGGGACGAGGATAGGTTATCTTTACCAGGCATAATCCCTGTGCCGGCGCCGTTGGCCCGGCCAGTCCGGGCGTAGCGGATTCAATCATGCTGTAAAATTCATCTACCGTCATTTTACCCTGTCCCACCTTGATTAAAGAACCTGCCGTATTGCGTACCTGATGGGTTAAGAAGGCGTTGGCCGTAATGTCGAAGTACACCAACTCCCCATCCTGTGTTATTGCCGCTTTAAATACATCCCTTACGGTGCGTTTTTGCCGGGCCGTTTCCGCGCTGGCTACGAAAGAGGCGAAGTCGTGCCTTCCGATAAGCCCCCGGCAGGCCGCCTGCATCGCCGCGATGTCCAGGTCTCCGCTCACTTTGTAAGAGCGCCCCTGCCGCAGCGGCGAGCGCGCCGGACTGTTCAGTATCGTGTACCGGTATTCCCGGCTCACCGCGCGCCGCCTGACATCAAAGGCTTCCGCCGTTTGGTAGGCCCGCTGCACCGCGA from Dehalococcoidales bacterium carries:
- the truA gene encoding tRNA pseudouridine(38-40) synthase TruA, with the translated sequence MAGSDAGTRIILIIEYDGTDYHGSQLQANAPTIQGEIEKALYKLTRERIRIKTASRTDAGVHAAGQVVCFDTANPLPLKSYIDGMNHYLPACIAVQRAYQTAEAFDVRRRAVSREYRYTILNSPARSPLRQGRSYKVSGDLDIAAMQAACRGLIGRHDFASFVASAETARQKRTVRDVFKAAITQDGELVYFDITANAFLTHQVRNTAGSLIKVGQGKMTVDEFYSMIESATPGLAGPTAPAQGLCLVKITYPRPFEGDKK